DNA sequence from the Sinorhizobium sp. RAC02 genome:
TGCGCATGGAGATGCGCACCGAACTGAAGCGCCTGCACCAGATGACCCGGACGACGGTCGTCTACGTCACGCACGACCAGATCGAGGCGATGACGCTTGCAACGCGCATTGCGGTAATGCGCAACGGCCGCATCGAGCAACTCGACACGCCGGAAAACATCTACAACCGGCCGGCGACCCTCTATGTCGCGACCTTCGTCGGTGCGCCGCCGATGAACCTGCTGGCAGCGACCGCGGGTGAGGGCGGTCTCCAGGTGGACGGTACGGATATCGTTGTGCCCGTGCCGGGACTGGAATCCATCGCTCCGGGCCGCCGGCTGGTTCTCGGCATCCGACCGGAGGCCATCCGGAAAGCCGACGGCGGCCTGTCTCTATCGGCGCGCTGCGAGGTAGCAGAACTGACCGGCCCGGAACTGGTCGTGACCGCGATGGTCGGCAGCCAGCGCATCGTTGCAGCCCTTCCGGCCTCTGCGAAACTTCAGGCTGGCGACGAGATCGTCCTCAGCGCCGATCCCGCCGCCTTTCACGTCTTCGACGCGGAAACGGAACAGCGGCTGAACTGACGGCAATGCGATGTTTCCTGCCGGGTCGCTATCTGGCCGGCATCTGAGATTTGGCTTTGCCGCCCGGCTTTTCTTGTCGAAAAAACATGAGTATGGAGGTTGTGTTTTAACTGCGCAGCGTGTCTCGTCGCAGTCCAGGGATGAGAGGAAAAGGTATGATCGAATCCGCCGCCTATTTGAAGACCGAGCACGGCTCGAAATATCTGGTGCAATTGTGCAAGCACTTCGCCCACAAGGTTGACGTCACCTACTCGGACAATCACGGCAAATGCCGCTTCGACCGTGGCGTCGCCACGCTGGACGCGGATGCGGCCGGTCTGCGCGTGACGGTGAAGGCGGACGATGAGGAGAGCCTCGGCTGGGGCCAGTCGGTCATCGAATCCCATCTTGTCCGGTTTGCTTTCCGCGAAGAGCTCGGCGCCTTCGACTGGCAGCGTCAGGGCGAGGCCGCCTGACGAATTTCCTCTCACCGGCATGACCGGTGAAGCAGGCAATATCGCAGCCCGATCATGGGCCGTGCCGCCCGAGCCTTTCCGCAGGATCGGGTAAAGATGTACGACAACTACACGGGATCGCACAGCGAGCCGTGTCGTTGTCGATTGGCCAAGTCATCACAGAATTCTATGGCCTCATCTCATCGTTTCATGATTTCCGCCATCCAGCACCCTTGACTCTGAAACCTCCGACCTGACACATTTCGTTGTCAGACATCTTACATAAATGGGGATTCCGGTTTCCGGATCAAAAGGAGGACCACATGAAAACGCTCTTCATGCGACTGGCCGTAGGTGCCGCTTTCGTCGCAGCCGCCGTCTCGGCCCAGGCCGGCGAGACGCTTGACCGCGTCATGGAAAAGAAGGCGATGGTCGTTGCCACCAACAGCGGCTGGCCGCCCCAGAGCTATCTGGACGACAGCAACGAGATGGTCGGCTTCGACATCGACGTGTCGCGCGAGATCGCCAAGCGCCTCGGCGTCGAGGTCACCTTCGATACCCCGGACTGGGCGACGCTGACGGGTGGCCGCTGGCAGGGTCGTTACGATCTCGGCGTCGGCTCCGTGACGCCCACCAAGGCGCGCGCCCAGGTCATCGACTTCGTCGGCATCTATTACTACAGCCCCTATGTCTACGTTGTGCACAAGGACAGCGGCGCGAAGACCGTCACCGATCTCAACGGCAAGGTCATCGGCGTCGAGACGGCAACGACATCGGAAGACTTCATCAACCGCAAGCTGGAAATCGATGCGCCGGGCCTGCCGCCGATCGAATACAAGCTGGAGCCGGGCGAGGTTCGCACCTTCGCCGATTCCATGCTGCCCTTCGATGACCTGCGCCTCGGCGCCGGTGTGCGTCTCGATGCCGTGATCGCGCCGGAACAGACCGCGCTCAACGCCATCAAGAATGGCTATCCGCTGCGCGTTCTGGATGGCGACTATGCCTTCCGCGAGCCGCTCGTCGTCATCGCCGAAAAGGTCGATCCGGAATGGACCGCCAAGGTCGGCGGCATCATCGAAGAGATGAAGAAGGACGGCACGCTCGGCACGCTCACCACCAAGTGGTACGGCAAGGACTACAGCGCCGACTGATGAACTACCGGCGCGGGCGGTTTCCTGCCCGCGCCCTTCATATTCGAGGGGGAGCATGCGCATGGCCTATCCGGACACCTATTACAAACGCACCATGGCGGACCAGACGGCGCGCGCCGCCCTTTCGGGCACGGTCGAATGCGACGCGGTCATCGTCGGCGGCGGCCTTGCCGGCCTTTCGGCCGCCTTGCAGCTTGCCCGCGCCGGCAAGCGCGTCACGGTTCTGGAAGCCGAAAGCATCGGTTTCGGCGCCTCCGGGCGCAATGGCGGTTTCGTTGGGCCAGGCTACGCAACGGGCGGCGACGATATCGCGCGCGTTGTCGGCAAAAGCGCGGCACGCCAACTCCACCAGCTTTCCGTCGAGGGCATGGAGTTCATTCGCGAGAATATCCAGTCGCTCGGCATCGTGGATGCCAAGCCTGAGCCGGGCATCATGAGCGTGCTGCGCTACGATGATGGCGCGGGCCTCAAGGCCTATGCGGAAGCGACACGCAGGGACTATGGCTGCGAACTTGAATATATGGATCGCGATGCCGTGCGTTCGGTGCTGAAATCCGAACGCTATTTCCAGGCCCTGCGCAATCCGAACGCCTTCCACATGCATCCGCTCAACTATCTGCGGGCCATAGCACAGGAAATCGAACGCCTTGGCGGGCGAATCTGCGAACAGTCGCCAGCGACGTCCGTGGATCTTTCCGGTGCGGAAAAGCAGGTAACGACGGCTGGCGGTGTGGTGAAGGCCCGCGACGTGGTTTTCACGACGGGCGGCTATACTGGCGCGCTGAACGGCAGGCTGAAGCGCTCGTTCCTACCGATCGCCACCTATGTCATGGTGAGCGAAGAAGCGCCGGAGCTGATCGCCTCGGCGATCACCACCAGAAATGCGATCGGCGACAACCGTAGGGCAGGCGACTACTACCGCGTCGTCGACGGCGGCCGCCGCCTGCTCTGGGGCGGGCGCATTACCACCCATGCCGCTTCGACGGCGGGTCTCGTCAAGGAACTGCGCGACGAAATGGTCGGCACCTATCCGCAGCTTGCCGGCCTGAAGACGGAACTCGCCTGGTCGGGCCTGATGTCCTACGCCCGGCACCTGATGCCCCAGATCGGGCGCATGAGCCCCGGCGTCTGGTACTGCACCGCGTTCGGCGGGCACGGCCTCAACACGACGGCGATCGGCGGCAAGGTGATTGCCGAAGGCATTCTGGGCGAAAGCGAGCGCTACAAGCTGTATGAACCCTTCGGCCTCGTCTGGGCCGGCGGTCTTGCGGGGCTCGCCGTGGCGCAGCTCACCTATTGGAAGCTCCAGGCACAGGACTGGTGGCGCGAGCGCGCCGCCTGAAGCGTTTGCGGCGACGGCTTGCGGACATAAACAACAAGGCAAGGGCGGAACATGATCGGTCGACTGATACTCACCTACCCTGAAACATCACGCAGGGCCGGCGGCCTGCTGATCCTCGCCATGGTGACGGCGGCGCTTTACTCCATCGGCGTCAGTTCCGCCTGGCTTGGGCATCTCCTGCCGTCCTCGGCAACCTGGCTTGGCGAGAACCCGGCAGCCGGGCGACTTGTCTCGGCGGTGTTGATCGCCCTTATCGTAGCCGCGAACTGGAAGGCGCTGCGCCAGCTGTCGCGCCGCCAGCAGACCATCGCCGTCTGGGTCGAGCTGTTCTCGCTCCTGATGCTGTTCTTCTATTCCTTCGACCTCTCCTTCGCCTTCATCGCCAAGAAGGTGGGCTTTCTCATCACGCAGGGCGTGACGACGACGCTCTACATTTCCGCGATCTCCATCATCATCGCCACGATCATCGCGCTTGCCGGCGCCATTGCAAAACTCTCGAACAATGGCGTCATCTACGGCCTTGCGACCTTCTACACCTCGCTGTTCCGCGGCCTGCCGCTGCTCATGCAGATCTACATCATCTATCTCGGCCTGCCGCAGGTGGGCTATGTGATCGGCGCCGTCCCGGCCGGCATCCTCGCGCTGTCGCTCTGCTACGGCGCCTACATGACCGAAATCTTCCGCGCCGGCATCCAGAGCATCGACCGCGGGCAGACGGAGGGCGCCACCGCGCTCGGCCTCAGCCCGGCACAGACGATGACGCTCGTCATCCTTCCGCAGGCCATGCGCGTCATCATCCCGCCGACCGGCAACCAGTTCATCGCCATGTTGAAGGATTCGTCGCTCGTATCGGTCGTCGGCGTCTGGGAAATCATGTATCTCGCCCGCACCATGGGTCAGACCGAGTTCCGCCATATCGAGATGCTGATCACGGCCTCGATGATCTACTGGATTCTTTCGATCGGGCTGGAATATGCCCAGTCCCGCATCGAGGAACGGTTCGGTCGCTTCAATGCCCGCTGAGGCGCAGGCTATGAATGGCGGCGGCGCACCCATCGCGCCGTCGAACGGCCGCGGTGCGCTGATCGTGCTCGTGGCCTTTTCGATCTTTTCCGGAACCGACGCCATCGTGAAGATCATGGCGGCCGATATGCCGGCACCACAGGTGACATTCCTCGTCACCGTCACGGCGCTCGCTTTGCTGCTCGTCCATGCCCTCGTGACGGGGCGTGTGCGCCGGCTGGTGCCGCGCCAGCCGAGCCTTGCCTTCTGGCGTGCTCTGCTGCTTGCCGTGGATACCCTCTTGATCCACTACGCATTCGCAAAACTGCCCTTGGCGGAAGCCTATCTCATTGCCTTCCTGACGCCGATCCTCGTTGCCATGCTCGGTTTCTTCCTGCTCGGAGAGCGGCTCTCCACAGTGGGTTGGGCGGGTGTGCTGATCGGCTTTGCCGGCGTGGCCGTCGCGCTGAAGCCGGGCGTCGCACCGCTCAATCTCGGCCATGCCGCAGCCCTCGGCTCGGCGGTGTTCTTTGCGTTTTCGCTCATCCTGCTGCGCCGGGCGAAGCTTGCGGAGACGGACGAGGCGCTCGTCGCAAGCCTGCTGGTCGTCATGACGCCGGTCGCCCTGGGGGTCGCCGCCAGCTCCGGTGGTCTGATCGCGATCGGCCTTGCCGATCTGGGGTTCGCGCTGGCCGGCGGCGCCATGATGCTCGGCGGTCATGCGCTGCTGGTGCGGGCCTTCCGGGTCGGCGAAGCGTCGGTGGTGGCGCCGTTCCAGTACAGCCAGATCATCTGGGGCTGCCTCTATGGTGTGCTTCTCTTTGCAACACCGGTCGAGATGCACACGCTTGCCGGGGCGGCGATCATCATCTTTTCAGGCTGGCTGGTCCTGAAGTAGAAGCCCTTGCTGTAGCGATCCCATACGCTGCCTATAGCGGCTGCGGCTCCTGCGGAAACCCGCCGACATGCATGCAGGTTACTGCTGCCTGATCGCGACCGGCCTCAAGGCATTGCAATAGCGGCTGGCCGGCGATGCGGGCCGAGAGAAAGCCGGCTATGAAACTGTCGCCGGCACCGGTCGTATCGACCACATCGACCGGCCGGATGCCAATCTCGACGCGGTCCACGCCATCGCTGGCGAGCGAGCCCTTGCTGCCACGCGTGACGACGGCGAGCGGCACCCCATTTGCGAGAAGGCGCTGCAACAGGATCTCGGCCACGTCGTCGTCGCCGCCCGCCGAGGCGAAGGCGATGGAGAGGCCATCGGTGCCGAGATTGGACGGATCCGCATTGACCGAAATGTCCTGCGAGACGCTGACGCCGGCAGCAGCAAGCGCCCGGCGCAGGGCGCCGCCATCGTCCATCCAGCCGATATGGACGTGATCCATGCTCTTGAGGAGGGCGACTTCCGCATCGTTCGGCCTGTAGCCGGCGCAGGCGCCAAAATCCTCGTAGACAAAGACGCGGTCGCCGGAGGGCAAAACGTCGATCTCGGTGTAGGCGGTGATGCCGGGGCGTTCGCCAAGATAGGTGACATCGACGCCATTTGCCGAGAGCAATGTGCGTGTCCGCCTGCCGGCCGCATCGGGACCGACAGCGCCGAAATAGAGCGATGTCCAGCCGAGATGGGCGAGCTGCACGGCGACATTAACCGCATTGCCGCCGACAAGGGACTGCGAGACGGGCGGGCGGAAACGGTCGATGCAATTGTCGCCGACGGCGGCGAAGCGGAGGGGTCTCATACGGGTCTCGTGATGGGCTTCAAAGCCGCGAATACAGCACCACCTGCATTCGCGACTTTGGAAGGGTCGTCAAGTCACCGAGGTCAGTAGGTGACACGCTTGTAGTAGCGCCGCGTCGTCAGAGGGTGGTTGCGCATGACCTCGAGATGCGCGCTGATGCGCTCCAGCACGGTCGCCAGCAGCACCGGCGAGACCAGTGCCCGCACCTCCGGCGAAATGCCCGGCAGGTCGAATTCGGCGGTGTCCAACACCGCCAGCTTGTCCGTATAGCTAGGAACGAAAGCCTGGACGCGGTCGGCGAGCGGGCGCAACGCATCTTCACCCTTGAAGAGGATGACGCTCACGCCCTTCTCTACCAGTTCCAGCGTGCCGTGGAAGAAGTCGGAGGCATGCACCGGGCGGGTGCGGATCCACTGCATTTCTTCCAGGATGCACATGCCGTAGTAGAAGGCTTCCGGCCAGACGTTTCCGGCGCCGGTGACGATATGGTAGTCGGAGCCCGCCAGCACCGCGGCGAAAGCCTCCGCCTTTGGCTCATAGGCGCGCTTCACCCCCAGCAGCAGTTCCGGCATGCGGGCGAGTTCGGCGATGAGCGCGTCATGGTTTTCGATTTCACCGCGATGTTTCAGGATCGCGAGCGCGACGAAGAGCGACTGGAGATAGAACGACTCGCAGGACGTGTCATCCTCGGCGAAGTTGATGAAGACATGGTCGCCGCCCTTGCCGAGCGGCGTTTCCGCATGCCCCACCAGCGTGATGACCGTCGCACCGATCGCCTTCAGCTTGTCGAGCAGCGCCACACTCTCCTTTGTCGTACCGGAGAGGGAGGGCATGACGATGATCGACTTGTCGGTCAGATTGGCCGAGCCGGTGAGCACGAGTTCCGCCGGCATGTCGATGAAGGCGGGGAAACGCGAGCGGCGTTGCAACAATTGCGCCGCCGGTTGCATCAGGATTGCCGCGCCGCCTGTGCCAAGGAAGAAGATGTTTTCTGCGCCCGCCGACAGGCAGGAGCCGACCACGCTTTCCAGCCGCGCCTGCAAGCCGACTGCGCCAGACTGGATGCGGAGGAATCTCTGCTCGTCAAAATTCAACATGGTTCTGCCCCCGATGAAGATCATTTCAATGTTGTCTGACAACTGACATCGCGACATTTGTCTGTCAAGATGGTGGAGCCGAAAATTCAGGGGACACGAAAGCGTAACATATTGCACACGGTTATGCCGAATCTGCTCGCACTTGACCGGTCAAAATTTGTCAGACAAGAAAGGAAGCGTGATCAATGAACACAGAGGCATTTCGGTGGACGAGCCCCTTCGCGATTCGCGCACCCTCGCCGTCCAGCTACGCGACCGGATTGCCGACCTGATCCGTGACGAGGGACTGCGGCCGGGCGACAAGCTGCCGACCGAGGCGCAACTCACCCAGCGTTTCAAGATTTCCCGGCCCGCTCTGCGCGAGGCGCTGAAACTGCTCGAACAGGACGACGTGATCTATGTGGAGCATGGCCGCGGGCGTTTCGTCTCGGCGCTCTCCGCAGTCCAGGTCGACCGGCCGATCACCGTCTTCGAGAGCGTCACCGACATGACGCGCCAATACGGCTACCGCCCAGTCAACAAGGTTCTGTCGATCTCGGAAGAGACACCGGACACGCGCGTCGCCGAGGGTCTGCGATTGGGCCCAACCGACCGCGTCATCCGTATCGAGCGCATTCGCCTGCATGAAGACGAGCCGATTCTCTACTGCGTTGACTACCTGCCGCGCGGCATCATCCCGGGCCGGCTCTACGATATCGACTGGAGCGGGTCGCTCCTGAATCTTCTCGAGGAGTACGGCAACCGCCCCCGCATGTCGGCGGCGAGCGTTTCCGCCGTGCTGTTGCCGGACGAGGTGATCGAGCGCCATGGCCTGCGGGATTTCGGCCCGGCACTGCTGATCACCGAAGTCTGTTTCAACGCGGCCGGCGAGCCGGTCAATTATGCGATCGATTACCATCGCGGCAGTCATTTTTCCTTCAGCCTGACGCGCAAATAGCTGCCGGCACCCAATCCAGCAGAGGCAGACATGACCGATCAGGCCACCCGAAGAGTAGCGCTCATTGCCGGCGGGGCCGGCGGCATGGGGGCGGCGATCGCTGCACGGCTATCCGCCGGCGGTTATGCCGTTGCCATCGCGGATCTCGAATCGGAACGACTGACCGCAACGGTGGAAAGGCTCGCGGGCGAGGGCGGCGATGCGCTCGCCGTTCCGCTCGACATGCGCAAGGTCGCCTCCTGCGCTTCTGCGGTTGAGGCTGTGATCGGCTGGCGCGGCCGCCTCGACGTGGTCGTCAATTCCGCCGGCGTCTGGCGCGAAGGCGATTCCGTGACAATGACCGAGGCGGACTGGGACATCGTCATGGACGTCAATCTCAAGGGGGCGTTCTTCCTCATCCAAGCCGCCATTCCGCATCTCGGCGCCGGCACCTCGATCGTCAACATCGCCTCGGACGCGGGCCTCGTCGGCAACAATGGCGCGGCCATCTACTGTGCCTCGAAGGGTGGGCTCGTGCTCCTCACCAAGGCTTTGGCGCTGGAACTCGCCCCGCGCCAGATCCGCGTCAATGCCGTCTGCCCGGGCGATGTCGCGACGCCGATGATCGAGTTCCAAGCCGACCGTTATGGCGACGGCGATCCGGATGGCTACAAGGCGAAGCTGCTCGCCAATTATCCACAGAAGGCGGCGGCGCGCTTCATCAAGCCCGAGGAAATCGCCCGCATGGTGGCCTTCCTCTGCGAACCGGACGCGGCACCGATCACGGGTGCCGCGCTGTCGGTCGATTTCGGCGTGACGGCAGGCTACTGAGGAGACGGGTATGCAGCGCAAGACAGCGATTATCACAGGGGCGGGGGCGAAGGACGGCATCGGCTTTGCCTGCGCAAAAAGCCTTGCCGAAGAAGGGTATGCGGTTCATCTCGTCGCAACCAGCGACCGCATCCTCGCCCGCGCCGAAGAGCTTCGCGCGGCGGATTTCTCGGCCACGGGCCATCTCTGTGATCTCACCTCCAAGGCCGCCGTCGAAAAGCTCCGGCAGGTGACCGGGCCGGCGGCCGTGCTCGTCAACAATGCCGGCATGGGCAGCCTCGCCCAGCCGGCGCTCCAGCGGCATTTCGTGGACCTGGAGGAAGAGGACTGGGACCACGGCATTTCAGTCACCCTCAAGACGGCCTTCCTCGCCACCCGCATCTACCTGCCGGACATGCTGGCGGACGGCTATGGCCGGGTCGTCAATGTCGCATCGGTGACCGGCCCCTATGTCGCCAATCCCGGCGAGACCGCCTATTCCGCCGCCAAGGCCGGCATGGTGGGCATGACGCATGCGCTGGCGCTCGAAGCCGGCCCGCGCGGCGTCACCATCAATGCAGTGGCGCCCGGCTGGATCGAAACCGGCGCCTCCACGGAAGAGGAACGCCGTGCCGCGCAGGCCACGCCCTGCGGCCGCGCCGGCCGGCCGGACGAAGTGGCCGCCGCGGTCGCCTTCCTCGCCTCGCCGAAAGCCAGCTACATAAATGGTGCGGTTCTCGTCGTGGATGGCGGCAACATCCTGCAAGAGGCAAAGCACTGATGCCGGATCGGGAGAATTGGAGCGGTGCTTTGCCGAATTCTGTTAGTCCCCGAGCACCTGCCGGTCGTCGCCGTCGTGCTTGGCCTGCATGGCGCGATGGTCGCTCAGGGTTATGACGACCCGGAGGGGGATTTTCTCGAGCACGTTCGCGACCGTGTCGGCCCGAACGTGCTGATCGCCGTCGAGTTCGATATCACCATCTACCCGACGAGCCGCGAGCCGATGCGCTCCTTTGTCGACCGGCTGAAGGCGATGGAAGGCAAGGGCGGCATCCTGTCGACTTCCGTCATTCACGGTTTCATGGCCGGCGACGTGCCGGAAATGGGCACGCGCATCGTCGTCATCACGGATGATGACCAAGCGAAGGGGGGGCCGTGTCGCCGACCCGCTGGGGCTCGATCCTGTCATTTCCGGTTGACGGCGGCCGCCAAAGCCGGTGGTTCTTGGACGAAACATTCCAGAGGAGAATCGGCCATGGCTGACTACGACGCACCCTTCTTCATCGAGGATACCGACGAGAGCGAGATTTCCTCCGACGTCGCCGGCCTCGGCAACCTGCTTGTCACCACGCATATTCCACTCGCCGCGGACGGCTCGCTGGAAACCGGGGACATCAAGACCCAGAGCATCGCGACGCTGGAAAGCCTGAAGACCTCGCTGGAAAAAGCCGGCAGCAGCCTTGCCGACGTGATGCACCTGACGATCTATCTCACCGACATGGCCGAGCGTCCGGCCTTCAACGAGGTCTACTGCGCCTATTTTAAGAAGCCCTATCCGGTCCGCTGTGCCGTCGGCGCCGCGGCCCTTGCCGACCCCGGCATGAAGGTCGAGGTGACGGCGATGGCGGCGCGGCGCAGGCGCGTCTGAGATTTCGTCGCATTCTCCGTGCGAACAGGCCCGCCGGCAGGGGAAGTCGGCAGGCCTTCTGACTGATATGCATATTTTCTATAAAAATAGTCAATTTCAGAAATCCGTGCCTGCTACCTCTCGTTTTCGTTTGTTATCCCTATGAACATCCGAAGTCTCAAGCGGAGCGGGAACGATGAATGCGCATGTCGAAAACACTCTCTTCAACGTCCGTGACACGGCGGCACTCGATCACCCGGCGGATGCCGATCACCTGAAAGCGGCCCTGCGCACACTGGGCGGCGGCGTCAGCATCATCACGGCAGGCGAGGGCGAAAGCCGCACGGGCGCGACCGTCACCTCCGCGACGGCTCTGTCCATGGAGCCGGCGCGTATGCTCGTCTCCCTCAATCGCACCTCGTCCACCTGGCCCGTCGTCGAGCGCTACGGCCATCTCGGCATCAACATCGTCGGTGCCAGCCATGAAGCGCTCGCCGACCAGTTCGCCGGGCGCGGCGGCCTTCGTGGGCCGGACCGCTATCGGGGTGCCGAATGGACCACGGCCGTCAGCGGCGCGCCGCTGCTCGTCGATGCCGTCGCGGCGATCGATTGTACCGTCGAGGAAGCCATCGAGCGGCACAGCCACGTCATCGTTATCGGCAGGGTTCTGGCGATCCGCATCGGCACCGGTCATTCGCTGCTCTATCAGGACGGTCGCTATCACGCCGTGCCCCGGTAACGGCTAAGCGGTCACCCGCCGCAGGCATCACCCACTCTGCAATGCCCCAACCCGCAGCTGGCGGGATCGAGAACCTGCGGCCGCGCGGCCGTCTTCGAAAGGCAACAAGATGACACGCAAGATCAGACTTGGCGCCTTCCTTCCCGGCGGGGGACAGCACGTCGCCTCGTGGCGGCATCCGGACCAGCCGGTCGACGGCGCAACGAGCTTCGCATTCCACAGGCAGCTCGCCGAGACGGCCGAACGCGGGCTCTTCGACGCCTACTTTCTCGCCGACAACCTCGCCATCGGCTTTGGCGGTGCGCGTGAAGGCGGCAATGCGCGTATCGCGGGCTTCGAGCCGGTGACGCTGTTCTCCGCGCTCGCCCCCTTGACCACGAATATTGGCTTCATCGCCACGGCGTCCACGACCTATGAGGAGCCTTACAACACAGCGCGCAAATTCGCTTCGCTGGACCTCCTCTCCGGCGGCAGGGCCGGCTGGAACGTCGTCACCACGACCGGCGACCCGACCGCGCAGAACTTCAACCGCGACACCCAGCTTCCCCATGCCGCGCGGTATCGGCGCGCCGCCGAGCATGTCGACGTGGTCAAGAAACTCTGGGACAGCTTCGAGGATGACGCCTTCATTCGCGACAAGGAGAGCGGCGTCTTCTACGATCAGGAAAAGCTGCATGAGAGCGAACATCGCGGTGAACATTTCCAGGTGCGCGGGCCGCTCAACGTTCCCCGCTCGCCGCAAGGCCATCCGGTAATCGTGCAGGCCGGCCAGTCGGAAGACGGACGCGGACTTGCCGCCGCCACCGCCGAGGTAATCTTCACCGCACATCAGCACATCGAGACGGCGCAGGAATTCTACCGCGATATCAAGGCGCGCGCGCGTGGCCTCGGCCGCAGCCCGGACCATATTCTCGTCATGCCCGGTGTGGCGCCTTTCGTCGGACGTACTGAAGCCGAGGCGCGAGAGAAATACAACCGTCTGACGGCACTCATCGTCGAAGAAGACGGCATCGGCCTGTTGAACGGCCTCACCGGCGGCACGCTCGATTTGCGCGGCTATGACGTCGACGGCCCGCTGCCGCCCGCCCCACCGACCGAGGGCATGAAGAGCCGGCAGGCGCTGATCCGCCAGATCGCCGACGAAAACAATTTCTCCATTCGCCAGCTCTATCAGTGGATCGCCACCGCGCGGGGCCATTTCACCATCGTCGGCACGCCGGAAACGATCGTCGATACCCTGCAGGAATGGTTCGAGAACGAGGCCGCCGACGGCTTCAACATCCTGCCGCCATGGTTGCCGACCGGGCTTGAGGATTTCGTCGAGCTGATCGTGCCGGAACTCCAGCGCCGCGGCCTGTTCCGCACGGCCTACGAGGGCCGGACACTGCGCGAAAATCTCGGCCTGCCGTACCCCGTCAACCTCTGGGCCGGCGCGCGCGCCACGGCCCAGGCTGCCGAGTAAGGAGAGCGCCATGTCCTACGAAAACGTCAATTCCACCCTTGGTGCGGACTTCCGCCTGACCAACGGCCCCCGCGCAACACCGGCTCTCATCACCCGGTTGAATGCCCTGTTGCCGGCATTCTTCGCCCGTTACGGGCTGGTGCTGGCCTTCCTGGCGCTCTGGCAGGTTTCGAGCACGCAAGGGTGGGTCAATCCGTCCGTCTTCCCGCCGCTCGACCTTATCCTGTCCGCCCTTTGGGGCAGTCTTTCGAGCGGGGCGCTGCTGGATGACATCGCCATCAGCCTCCAGCGCGCCGGCATCGCCTTTGCCGCCGCCGTGGTTATCGGCATCCCGCTCGGCCTCGTTATGGGGCAGGCGCGGGTCATCGAGCAGGCGCTCGACCCGCTACTGCAATTCTTCCGCCAGACCTCCGCGCTTGCGCTCTATCCGGTCTTCATCCTGCTGCTCGGCCTTGGCGAAACCTCGAAGGTCTTCGTCATCTTCTGGGCGACGCTCTTTCCGATCCTGCTTTCGACGATCGGCGGCGTGAAGGAAGTCGACACCAAGCTCATCGAGATGGCGCGAACCTACGGTGCGGGGCGCCTCGCAATCTTCCGTCGCGTCGTACTTCCGGCCTCGGTTCCGGCGATTTTCGTGGGCCTCAGGCTTTCGGCAACCACGGCGCTGCTGCTGCTCATCGCCGCCGAGATGATCGGC
Encoded proteins:
- a CDS encoding SDR family NAD(P)-dependent oxidoreductase, coding for MQRKTAIITGAGAKDGIGFACAKSLAEEGYAVHLVATSDRILARAEELRAADFSATGHLCDLTSKAAVEKLRQVTGPAAVLVNNAGMGSLAQPALQRHFVDLEEEDWDHGISVTLKTAFLATRIYLPDMLADGYGRVVNVASVTGPYVANPGETAYSAAKAGMVGMTHALALEAGPRGVTINAVAPGWIETGASTEEERRAAQATPCGRAGRPDEVAAAVAFLASPKASYINGAVLVVDGGNILQEAKH
- a CDS encoding SDR family NAD(P)-dependent oxidoreductase, which codes for MTDQATRRVALIAGGAGGMGAAIAARLSAGGYAVAIADLESERLTATVERLAGEGGDALAVPLDMRKVASCASAVEAVIGWRGRLDVVVNSAGVWREGDSVTMTEADWDIVMDVNLKGAFFLIQAAIPHLGAGTSIVNIASDAGLVGNNGAAIYCASKGGLVLLTKALALELAPRQIRVNAVCPGDVATPMIEFQADRYGDGDPDGYKAKLLANYPQKAAARFIKPEEIARMVAFLCEPDAAPITGAALSVDFGVTAGY
- a CDS encoding flavin reductase family protein; translated protein: MNAHVENTLFNVRDTAALDHPADADHLKAALRTLGGGVSIITAGEGESRTGATVTSATALSMEPARMLVSLNRTSSTWPVVERYGHLGINIVGASHEALADQFAGRGGLRGPDRYRGAEWTTAVSGAPLLVDAVAAIDCTVEEAIERHSHVIVIGRVLAIRIGTGHSLLYQDGRYHAVPR
- a CDS encoding LLM class flavin-dependent oxidoreductase, translated to MTRKIRLGAFLPGGGQHVASWRHPDQPVDGATSFAFHRQLAETAERGLFDAYFLADNLAIGFGGAREGGNARIAGFEPVTLFSALAPLTTNIGFIATASTTYEEPYNTARKFASLDLLSGGRAGWNVVTTTGDPTAQNFNRDTQLPHAARYRRAAEHVDVVKKLWDSFEDDAFIRDKESGVFYDQEKLHESEHRGEHFQVRGPLNVPRSPQGHPVIVQAGQSEDGRGLAAATAEVIFTAHQHIETAQEFYRDIKARARGLGRSPDHILVMPGVAPFVGRTEAEAREKYNRLTALIVEEDGIGLLNGLTGGTLDLRGYDVDGPLPPAPPTEGMKSRQALIRQIADENNFSIRQLYQWIATARGHFTIVGTPETIVDTLQEWFENEAADGFNILPPWLPTGLEDFVELIVPELQRRGLFRTAYEGRTLRENLGLPYPVNLWAGARATAQAAE
- a CDS encoding SIS domain-containing protein — translated: MLNFDEQRFLRIQSGAVGLQARLESVVGSCLSAGAENIFFLGTGGAAILMQPAAQLLQRRSRFPAFIDMPAELVLTGSANLTDKSIIVMPSLSGTTKESVALLDKLKAIGATVITLVGHAETPLGKGGDHVFINFAEDDTSCESFYLQSLFVALAILKHRGEIENHDALIAELARMPELLLGVKRAYEPKAEAFAAVLAGSDYHIVTGAGNVWPEAFYYGMCILEEMQWIRTRPVHASDFFHGTLELVEKGVSVILFKGEDALRPLADRVQAFVPSYTDKLAVLDTAEFDLPGISPEVRALVSPVLLATVLERISAHLEVMRNHPLTTRRYYKRVTY
- a CDS encoding GntR family transcriptional regulator, which produces MDEPLRDSRTLAVQLRDRIADLIRDEGLRPGDKLPTEAQLTQRFKISRPALREALKLLEQDDVIYVEHGRGRFVSALSAVQVDRPITVFESVTDMTRQYGYRPVNKVLSISEETPDTRVAEGLRLGPTDRVIRIERIRLHEDEPILYCVDYLPRGIIPGRLYDIDWSGSLLNLLEEYGNRPRMSAASVSAVLLPDEVIERHGLRDFGPALLITEVCFNAAGEPVNYAIDYHRGSHFSFSLTRK
- a CDS encoding RidA family protein, whose product is MADYDAPFFIEDTDESEISSDVAGLGNLLVTTHIPLAADGSLETGDIKTQSIATLESLKTSLEKAGSSLADVMHLTIYLTDMAERPAFNEVYCAYFKKPYPVRCAVGAAALADPGMKVEVTAMAARRRRV